In the genome of Lacerta agilis isolate rLacAgi1 chromosome 2, rLacAgi1.pri, whole genome shotgun sequence, one region contains:
- the ETAA1 gene encoding ewing's tumor-associated antigen 1 — MAAKRRKAAARAGGGGEDFRLRSPVKRSSSRRQRPAEGAQDGESPRGQRGSEETSSYKTPTRKLPASSRLPTFSSPLNETDVQQEIFWDPQSPSAYKLGNGQKKQLVSGHTVEISEIVNRIAPHDEKPACSEGSLLGFWIGDDAIPCTPGMPKVRCRTKVNGARGLRLRNREEELMKLAKQFDKSMTDAIWDQSAPCHNSHIISEAMLSVEDQDEAQVENQQHFLGEHPQTDDALPFGEVKKSAGTAEHCENSSQKSIDLDAEGALNALFDGPTQQCSGQLSEGLSDCSLNDSLLEEGCPPDEFTAATEFVVEDAHQRQDSSPTKSMEHFPAEKARMASEQTVPSAVSSEIESVVSNNLDGMVGDDFDDWGADLLPDDSFLMQITQNPEVINVPQNTLAHTSNETSETKEGTIDSEKPYGAHCTVLNSSNSVPASHAVEKQSVKLGKAKGVLHDDCNSKPNKLNSVSKSQNKISASVKPETESIWEGFTQLKSATGIGSSEKKSAFSVHSDVPVLRTEKYRKGMHSICHQSSTVSANTRPHDLKKVAKQASAGHLKQMEVPKKSAFSFDDWNEPRFSDQVLELFCESNSLWGTSCDDADDDDLLYQVCGDVEKTSQSQVAVKENEEAKLVIGNASKLEVGPCLSGHTQELSNAPPPQKSHIGRKTFSFHAPVTATTLRMNESCSNTSDKHRWAQFNSVPGKLNRSSSVPGDCFTSATDSTTLSNTCLSVNSIQWQKDLCRVSKVQNSGSINQVPAEKSKYAFRKTNSSQDPGMDHKNVNAGNLSRTNVALGESKNPPNVLLQTAKQLNAKPVFKRHLSECFSQSETEQKSRKCSQEEIARKKQEALERRKCKMQALAQK; from the exons ATGGCGGCTAAGCGGCGGAAGGCGGCGGCCAgagcgggagggggaggggaggatttTCGCCTCCGGAGCCCCGTGAAGCGGAGCAGCAGCAGGCGGCAGAGACCCGCCGAGGGCGCTCAGGATGGAGAGAGTCCCCGCGGCCAGCGCGGCTCCGAGG AAACAAGTTCATATAAGACTCCGACAAGAAAGCTGCCTGCCAGTTCACGTTTGCCTACTTTTAGTTCTCCTTTAAATGAAACTGATGTACAGCAAGAAATCTTCTGGGATCCTCAGTCACCAAGTGCATATAAGCTAG gcaATGGACAAAAGAAACAGCTGGTTAGTGGGCATACGGTTGAGATTTCAGAAATTGTTAATCGGATTGCTCCCCAT GATGAAAAACCTGCCTGCTCTGAAGGATCTCTTCTTGGGTTTTGGATTGGTGATGATGCAATTCCATGTACTCCTGGAATGCCAAAAGTACGATGTAGAACAAAAGTAAATGGTGCAAG AGGACTTCGGTTGAGAAACAGAGAAGAGGAGCTTATGAAGTTGGCAAAGCAATTTGACAAAAGCATGACTGATGCAATCTGGGATCAAAGTGCTCCATGCCATAATAGCCACATTATATCAGAGGCAATGCTATCAGTTGAAGATCAAGATGAAGCACAGGTGGAAAATCAGCAGCATTTCCTTGGAGAGCATCCCCAAACTGATGATGCCTTGCCCTTTGGAGAAGTTAAGAAGAGTGCCGGGACAGCTGAGCACTGTGAAAACAGCAGCCAGAAGTCCATAGATCTTGATGCTGAAGGAGCACTCAATGCCCTCTTTGATGGCCCTACCCAGCAATGTAGTGGTCAGCTGAGCGAAGGCCTGTCAGATTGTTCCTTGAACGATAGTTTGCTGGAGgaagggtgccctccagatgaatTCACAGCTGCTACTGAATTTGTGGTTGAGGATGCACATCAGAGACAAGATTCATCACCTACAAAATCTATGGAACacttccctgctgaaaaagctagAATGGCGTCTGAACAAACGGTTCCAAGTGCAGTCTCTTCTGAGATAGAATCTGTTGTCTCAAATAACCTCGATGGGATGGTTGGTGATGATTTTGATGACTGGGGTGCCGATTTGCTGCCAGATGATTCATTTCTAATGCAAATTACTCAGAACCCTGAAGTGATCAATGTTCCACAAAATACTTTAGCTCATACCTCTAACGAAACcagtgaaacaaaggaaggaactaTAGATTCTGAGAAACCTTACGGTGCCCACTGCACAGTTTTAAATTCCTCTAACAGTGTTCCAGCATCACATGCTGTTGAAAAGCAAAGTGTTAAGCTAGGAAAGGCAAAGGGTGTCCTGCATGACGATTGTAATTCAAAACCCAATAAACTAAATTCCGtttctaaaagtcaaaacaaaatttctgCTTCAGTGAAACCTGAAACGGAGAGTATATGGGAAGGCTTTACTCAACTAAAATCTGCCACTGGCATCGGTTCTTCTGAAAAGAAATCTGCTTTTTCAGTACATTCTGATGTCCCTGTATTACGGACTGAAAAATACAGAAAGGGTATGCACAGTATATGCCATCAGTCATCCACGGTTTCTGCCAATACAAGGCCTCACGACCTAAAGAAAGTGGCTAAGCAAGCCAGCGCAGGTCATCTAAAGCAGATGGAAGTGCCAAAGAAGAGTGCGTTTTCATTTGATGACTGGAACGAGCCTAGGTTCTCGGATCAAGTTTTAGAATTGTTTTGTGAATCCAATAGTCTTTGGGGCACAAGTTGTGATGATGCCGATGACGACGACTTGCTTTATCAAGTCTGCGGGGATGTGGAAAAAACAAGTCAGAGCCAAGTTGCGGTGAAAGAGAATGAAGAAGCTAAATTGGTGATAGGAAATGCTTCCAAGTTAGAGGTTGGTCCTTGCCTCTCAGGGCACACACAAGAACTTTCTAATGCCCCACCTCCTCAAAAGAGCCATATAGGTAGGAAAACCTTCTCATTCCATGCTCCTGTTACAGCTACAACACTACGTATGAACGAGAGCTGCTCAAATACTTCTGACAAGCACAGATGGGCACAGTTTAACAGCGTTCCAGGGAAACTCAATAGGTCAAGTTCAGTGCCTGGAGACTGTTTCACTTCTGCAACTGACTCAACTACTCTCTCGAATACGTGTCTGAGTGTTAATAGTATACAGTGGCAGAAGGACCTGTGCCGTGTAAGCAAAGTACAAAATAGTGGCAGTATTAATCAAGTGCCAGCTGAGAAATCTAAGTATGCGTTCAGGAAGACCAATAGTTCCCAAGACCCAGGGATGGACCATAAAAATGTAAATGCAGGCAACCTTTCAAGAACAAATGTAGCATTGGGGGAAAGCAAGAATCCACCAAACGTCCTGCTGCAGACAGCAAAGCAGCTGAACGCAAAGCCAGTCTTTAAGAGGCACCTCTCTGAGTGTTTCTCCCAGTCCGAAACAG AACAGAAAAGCAGAAAGTGTTCTCAAGAAGAAATTGCAAGGAAAAAGCAAGAAGCTCTTGAGCGGAGAAAATGTAAAATGCAAGCATTGGCTCAGAAATAA
- the LOC117040585 gene encoding keratin, type II cytoskeletal 5-like — translation MSHQTSVKVQRRGFSNSSAIVPGCSRKSFTSRTVTRGGSCGVGGAGFGRVGGGGGGFGSISLCNLGGFNRVAAAGGASSVGYGYGCGYGGGLGSGFGLGGGAGGSYGLVGAGFGGGRGGPGFPVCPPGGIQEVTVNQHLLAPLNLEIDPNIQRVRREEGEQIKTLNNKFASFIDKVRFLEQQNKVLETKWTLLQEQGQKTIRNNIEPLFEAYINNLRKQLNCLDNDKARLTGELGNMQNLVEDFKRKFEDEINRRTTAENDFVTLKKDVDTAYMNKVELQAKADSLNDELNFLRALYEAELAQMQTQVSDTSVILSMDNNRSLDLGSIIAEVKAQYEDIANRSRVEAESWYQSKYEELQATAGRHGDDLRNTKQEISELNRQIQRLRAEIDNVKKQCAKLQAAIAEAEERGELALKDARQKLAELEDALQRAKQDMARQLKDYQELMSVKLALDIEIATYRKLLEGEECRLASDGAGTVNISVVSSTVGCSGVGAVGSGLGYGGACSVGYGGGSSLSLGGGSGFGVGGGCVGLGSGLGAGGSSFSSGSGRGIGGVNLGGGSSSSMKFVSSSQKSYRC, via the exons ATGTCTCACCAGACTTCAGTAAAGGTCCAGAGGAGAGGCTTCAGCAACTCCTCTGCCATCGTCCCTGGATGCAGCCGCAAAAGCTTCACTTCGCGCACTGTAACCAGAGGTGGAAGCTGTGGTGTCGGTGGTGCTGGTTTTGGTAGGGTcgggggcggcgggggcggcTTTGGCAGCATAAGCCTCTGCAACCTTGGTGGATTTAATAGGGTCGCAGCGGCTGGTGGTGCTTCCAGCGTGGGTTACGGTTACGGTTGTGGTTACGGTGGTGGCCTTGGCAGTGGATTTGGGCTTGGTGGCGGCGCAGGTGGCAGCTATGGGCTGGTTGGAGCTGGCTTTGGCGGTGGGAGAGGCGGTCCTGGCTTCCCTGTTTGCCCACCTGGCGGGATCCAAGAAGTGACCGTCAATCAGCACCTGCTGGCACCTCTCAACTTGGAGATTGACCCCAACATACAGAGAGTccgcagagaggagggggagcagATCAAGACCCTCAACAACAAATTTGCATCCTTCATTGATAAG GTGCGTTTCCTTGAACAACAGAACAAAGTTCTGGAAACAAAATGGACTTTGCTTCAGGAGCAGGGCCAGAAAACGATCAGAAACAACATTGAGCCCCTTTTCGAAGCTTACATCAACAATCTGAGGAAACAGCTGAACTGCCTGGACAATGACAAAGCAAGactgactggagaactgggcaaCATGCAGAACCTAGTTGAGGACTTCAAGCGCAA ATTTGAAGATGAGATCAACAGGCGTACAACTGCAGAAAATGACTTTGTAACCCTCAAGAAG GATGTGGATACCGCCTACATGAACAAAGTAGAGCTGCAAGCCAAGGCAGATTCCCTCAATGACGAACTCAACTTCCTCAGAGCACTGTATGAAGCG GAACTTGCACAGATGCAGACACAAGTCTCTGACACTTCCGTGATTCTTTCAATGGACAACAACCGCAGCCTGGACCTCGGCAGCATCATTGCTGAAGTCAAAGCTCAGTATGAAGACATTGCAAACAGGAGCAGGGTGGAGGCCGAATCCTGGTACCAAAGCAAG TATGAGGAACTCCAGGCTACTGCCGGAAGACACGGGGATGACCTTCGCAACACCAAGCAAGAGATTTCTGAACTCAACCGACAAATCCAGAGGCTGCGCGCTGAAATTGACAATGTGAAGAAGCAG TGTGCCAAACTTCAGGCAGCCATTGCGGAAGCAGAAGAGCGTGGCGAGCTGGCTCTCAAGGATGCAAGGCAAAAGCTTGCTGAGCTTGAGGATGCTCTTCAGAGAGCCAAACAAGACATGGCTCGGCAGCTGAAGGACTACCAGGAACTGATGAGTGTCAAGCTAGCCCTAGATATTGAGATTGCCACCTACAGGAAGCTTCTGGAAGGAGAGGAATGCCG CCTGGCTAGTGATGGAGCAGGGACAGTGAACATCT CTGTCGTCTCTTCAACCGTCGGATGTAGCGGTGTGGGCGCTGTTGGCAGCGGTCTTGGCTATGGAGGCGCATGCAGCGTTGGCTATGGAGGCGGAAGCAGCCTCAGCCTGGGAGGAGGTAGCGGTTTCGGAGTAGGAGGAGGCTGTGTGGGCCTTGGGAGTGGACTTGGTGCTGGAGGAAGCAGCTTCAGCTCTGGGAGTGGAAGAGGCATCGGAGGAGTGAATCTcggaggcggcagcagctctAGCATGAAATTTGTTTCCTCTTCTCAAAAATCCTACAGATGCTAA